The sequence AGAGTGTGTTTATTTCAAGGTGCCCCATTTTTCTGTCACAATCAATATATCATCACTGTGTCTGGGCTACTTCCTACGCAGTTCTGGGTGGTGTGCCAGGCATTTGTGGCATGCCCATCCACGGGACAGCTCCAGAGCTCTGCACCTGCACACTCCTCATGCACAGAGTGGGCAGCTGCGTGCCAGCCCAGGAAGCACCGTGCTGTGCATGtgttgctgctggcagggctcaggCTTCCCCATCTGCTGTGCTACTCATATCCTGGGGACAAGTTCACCAAGGAGGGTGCTCCCTGTAGCCCTAGCCAACATGCTGCCATTGGCAGGTATTGGAGAGGCCCCATGGTGATATGCAGGGCTGAGTGCCTTTTCTGAGACatcttcttttgcctttttcctgTGCCTCGCCATGGTCCATGCCTGGCTCACCCAGACAGGCCACCGTCCCCTGTCAACGTGACTGTGACGCAGCTGAAGGCAAACTCTGCCACAGTCTCCTGGGATGTGCCAGAAGGAGATGTGGTCATCGGCTATGCCATTCTACAGCAGGTATCCAGGATCTGTCCAGCATGATTACCAGCATGCTCCTATGTCAGTCCTTTTGCCGCACTCCGAGGCTCCTCCGGCATCTGCCCGAGGacatctgtgctgctgagcagccctTGCCAGGGTGCCCCATCTGAGCCATCCTGGTGGGAGGCAGAAGACTGTGGGCTGCATTGGGGGTAGTCCCTCCAATGGCTTCCCTGGGATTTCTCTAGGTAAGGATGCTGCTTTGGCCATGACATAACCCTTCTTTGCTTGCCTTGCTCCACCTATGCAGCCCTGGGTGATGGTACCTTCTCCAGGGAGGTGCCTGGCTCTCAGGCCATGCAGGCATGCTGAATAGGCAGTGCTGGCCAGTCTGACCTACCCTGGGGTGGATGGTTGCCTGGGAAGGGAGGAGTGAGGGCATagccctgcagctgggggcCTGTGCCTGGTGCAGCTGGCAGCAAACCTCCCAGGGGTGACAGCTCTTCCCTCTGGCAGAGGCAGGACGGGCAGATGCAGCGCTTCATCCGGGAGGTGAACACCACCAACCGTGCCTGTGTGCTGTGGGACCTGGCAGAGGATGCTGACTACATCATCCAGGTGCAGAGCATTGGCCTGTATGGGGAAAGCCAGGCTAGCAAGCGTGTCCACTTCCGCACCCTGAAGGAGACCGACCGTCTGCCTTCCAACAGCTCCAACCAAGGTGAGGCACCTCCTTCCAACTtgaccagctgctgctggtggggccACACCTGGAGGCATGTACAGCAGATGGGCAGGGATTCCACAACCAGTGAGGAAGGTGCTGCACGGAGCAGCAGGCtgttggggacacacagggtTGTACAGGCTACTGTTGTGTCCACTATATATCCACAATAATGTCCCCAAGCTGTGGTTTGCAGCCCTCCTATCCCAGATCTTGGCACCTATTCAGCTAGGCAGActggccaggacagctgctggGGCCTGCCCAGTTGGTGCCTGTAGGAAGCCAGTACTGAACAGACACTCAGATCTCCCAGTCTGCAGGCTACCCAAGGACAAATGACAGAGCGCCGTGGTCTCCTTTACTACTCATGTCTGTGTTGCCTTGGGGTTGCGTACATGCTGGTCCATGAGAGAGAATCAGAAGTCCAAGAGAGATGATGCCCCATAGAGGGTACGGCAGTCTGTCTCCAGCACTAGCCATGAGAGGGGTCCTGAGTATGGCAGGGCAAGCAGATGGCTGCCTTTCCTCAGAACTTCAGTGTTAAACTGACCTGACCTGCCCTGGTTGCTGTGTAGAGAGAGACCTTAGTGATTACTGGCATGCATTGGGCAGTCCATACATGAACCTAAACAAGCCCTTGGAATCCCTGACTACCTTTGTAGCAAGGATGGTTTATCTGACACAGGAAGGTCACAGGATGCATGTCCTCTCCCCAGACAGGATGTCATCCCACACCCTTCCTTGTTTGCGGGAGGTGGGCTTCTCTCCTTTGGGGTTTCTCAAATCCTCCAGTGTTGCTGTAGTGGGAGGGTatctgctgccagccctgcttggAGTCTCT is a genomic window of Vidua macroura isolate BioBank_ID:100142 chromosome 35, ASM2450914v1, whole genome shotgun sequence containing:
- the FNDC4 gene encoding fibronectin type III domain-containing protein 4 isoform X2 — protein: MVQTMGQSDRPPSPVNVTVTQLKANSATVSWDVPEGDVVIGYAILQQRQDGQMQRFIREVNTTNRACVLWDLAEDADYIIQVQSIGLYGESQASKRVHFRTLKETDRLPSNSSNQGDITMEGLDKDRQLQTGEIIIIVAVLLMWAAVIALFCRQYDIIKDNDSNNNKEKTKPSSEHSTPERPSGGLLRSKKKSPSVNIIEV